The nucleotide window CCTGGTATATAAATAGAGGTAAAAGTCCCAAGGTGTAGTTTTTGTGTTATACCCTATTGTTGCTATAAATTCTCCATTATCCGACAAAACAACTTCTCCACCTTTTTCCATTCCTAAATCCCTTCTCCATATTTCATTTCCATCTTTATCAAATAATATTAAAAATGAATTTTGTGACCCGATATTAATAGCCCACAATTTACCATCAGCTGAAAAACCCATTTTACAACTGGTGTGAGGTGCGGGTAAGTTGTCTATACTTTTATATCCATTTATTTTATTGTAAAACTTGATTGGAGACTTTGTGTATTCAGAGCTAGGATAATTGATGGCATAATCTCCGTTAGGGGAAATAGCTATAGACGCATCATCCGGATCAAGAACGCCCCATAAGTATTGCCCATTTTGATCATAAATACTAAATGATGAAGAAGTTGTTTCTTTTTCTATCTGTTTTTTCCTATCTTGCGGATTATTAGGAATGGTACTTGTAGTCTTAATTACCTTACTCTGCCATAAACCAATATACTTTTTATTATACGACAATGAAGTAAGTGTGCCATAGCCATTACCCCTTTTAACCTCTACTTCTTTCATCTTATTACCGTCTTTATCAAAAAATCTTATGGCTTTGTCAGTAATAATAAACTTAGCATAAGGAGTTTTGCCATTGATATTTGACGAAATTGTTCTCGAGCTCAAATTAAGGGAGCTTTTTTGCTGAATGGTACTTTCATCGTCGTCATCCGTACCGAATACTATGTTTTTCATTTTCTCCGTTTCATCAAATCTCTTTTCCCAGACTTTTTCAACTTTTACTCCGGGTACTTTTTTATCAGCCTGCGGTTGAGCGTATGAATTTGCAGTTATACATACAAGAAAAAAACAAGCTAAAATAAAGCTTGATACTATTTCCGATTTAATTCTTTTTAGTTTATTCATTTTTTTAGTTACTCCTTTATCAGTTAGTTGTAATATTTTCAAACTCATTGTTAAGCCATATTCCTTCAGCATAATTTACACTTTCCCGATTTTAATAGGGATATCTTACTTATGTTAGCATTTATATTCCCAATTGTTTTAATGCATTTATTGCATCCTGATTCCCCAATTTCGCTGCTTTATTTAAACCATTAAGCCCTTGT belongs to Candidatus Liberimonas magnetica and includes:
- a CDS encoding PQQ-like beta-propeller repeat protein; this translates as MNKLKRIKSEIVSSFILACFFLVCITANSYAQPQADKKVPGVKVEKVWEKRFDETEKMKNIVFGTDDDDESTIQQKSSLNLSSRTISSNINGKTPYAKFIITDKAIRFFDKDGNKMKEVEVKRGNGYGTLTSLSYNKKYIGLWQSKVIKTTSTIPNNPQDRKKQIEKETTSSSFSIYDQNGQYLWGVLDPDDASIAISPNGDYAINYPSSEYTKSPIKFYNKINGYKSIDNLPAPHTSCKMGFSADGKLWAINIGSQNSFLILFDKDGNEIWRRDLGMEKGGEVVLSDNGEFIATIGYNTKTTPWDFYLYLYTRTGTFLWKKKMIIGNTGILFPHDTTKIIAADRSKVYMFDIKTGNTDWEREVGIDLFWPKISSDANFNKILVTSISPTKEKLNAVSSILLFDKDGNRILTQSFEPGHVLYSQKYPLPNIEMSKDGSSIYVTTNNGMEVYSIFDK